GATTGGAGGGCGTTCCTTTTGGGATTTTTGGGGGTTGGTGTGTGAAAAATAGCCTTGTGGAATGATGCCTATTCGGATGCCAGAACTCGCCTGACACCAAGTACTACATCATAAGTTATGTTATATAAATGTATAGGAAACACAGAACATTTTTTAATATAAGAGTATGTCAGCTGATTATTGAAATTTCACTTATATGTTATCTGTATAATCTGTGTATATCAGGTTTATGATTATGTTTCTAACTCAACGGAGCAGGCGTCTCTTTAGAATCCAGTTAATTTACTTTAAAGTAATTTTACTGGATTCTTGCAAACATGCGGTCCAGTTCTCCTTTCGTAAATGTGATCACAGTTGGCCTGCCGTGAGGGCAAGAGTAGGGATTTTCAGCCTTTTTAAGCTGCTCTATGAGTTCCTCCATCTGCCCTGGGCTGCAGGCTGCTCCCGCTTTGATTGCAGCCCTGCATGCAAGGGTTTTGCAGACTCTCTCCGAGATTCCTGTATCCTTTTTAACTCTCCCTGAAGCTAGAAGATCAGAGACTACATCATGAATAATTTCCGAACCTTCGAGCCGTCCGAAAACCTCAGGCACGAAGGTAACCACATATGTATTATCGCCGAACTCTGAAATCCCGAAACCGTAGTCTTCAAGATAGGGAATATATTCTTCCATAAGCACTTTTTCTTTAGGGGTAAGATCTATTGTTATAGGTGTGATTAGTTCCTGCACCCTGGATTTTTTCATTCTCAGGATCTGCTCGTAGAGAATTCGTTCATGAGCAGCATGCTGGTCAATAAGCACTAGGTCTTCCCCTTTTTCGGCAAGGATATACAGCCTAGAAACCTGCCCAATAACCCGCAAGTCTTCAAGAGAGTCCTTATTTATTTCCAGTTCGTTCCTGTTTTCAGGATTTCTATTATCCGGAATTCCCAGTATTCCATCCTTAGAGGTAAAGTCCAGCAGCCTTTCAGATTTTTTCAGTTTCCTTTCAGTATCTTTTACCGGATAGGAGTATCTTTCAGCTTTTTCTCTCAGAGCCCCACCGCTTTCAGGAAAGTTGGAGGTCCCATGAGTACTTCTTGTCTTTCCGGTCACGATTTTTCCAAAAATTTCCGCAGCTTCTGAGACCTGTAATCTACCCGAAGATTCTGGAATTTCGAAGGTTTTTTGAATCCGGTCTCTTCTTTCTCTGATCTCGGTAACAAGATTACTTTCAGAAAGCACCTTCTCAATTGCAAGTGTGACCGCATCTCCAATCTCTTTTTCCCGGCTGAAGCGCACCTCGGCTTTACGGGGATGAACATTCACATCTACTTCCCCGGGATCAATATCAAGCGAAAGTACTGCCACTGGATAGCGTTCTTTTGGAATTCTGGTGTAATATCCTTCAAGGACAGCTTTATTGATAGCTCTTGAAATCACCGGACGGGTATTTACGAAAAAGAAAAGCTGGTCACTATCTCTTCGCGTGGTTTCGGGTTTTGAGATATATCCTCTGATCTCAAAGTCTTCTGTCCTGTACTCCAGGGGAAGCATTGAACGCGCTGTATCCGGTCCAAGCAGGTTTACAATACTCTTAAAAGGGTCGTTTGAGCCCGCATTTCTTATGACTGGTTTTCCGTCACTCAGCAGGGTGAAAGAAATCTCCGGGTTTGCCAGGGCAAGACGCATGACCGTATCGGTAATATGGGCAAGCTCGGTACGGTCGCTTTTGAGATATTTCTGCCTTGCAGGTGTATTGTAAAACAGGTCTTTTACATGTACAGCCGTGCCCGGAGCCGTGCCCGCATCCAAGGTTTCCAGTACTTTCCCCCCATGGATCACTATCCTGGTGCCTGTAATTTCTTCCTGCTGCCGGGTAAGAATTTCCACCTTTGCAACGGCTGTAATAGACGAAAGCGCTTCTCCCCTGAAACCCATCGTGGAAATAGTATTAAGATCTTCGATATACATGAGCTTGCTCGTTGCGTGCTTTTTATATGCGAGCAGGGCATCTTCCCGGCTCATCCCGCAGCCGTTGTCTCGGACAAGGATCGAACGTTTTCCACCTTTTTCAATTTCGATGCGGATATCCGTAGCTCTAGCATCGATTGAATTGTCTATTAATTCCTTTACTACTGATACAGGACGCTCTATTACTTCTCCTGCTGCGATTTTATTTATAGTATCTTTATCAAGGATTCGGATTCTATTTCCCTGAACTTTTTCCTTCCCTTCAGGATATTCTTTCTTCATTGCTTTACTCCGTCCAAATTAGAGAGGTTTTATCGGATATCCTTTAATCGACCCTTCAATAAGCAGCTTTTCAGCTCATTGGGCTTATTCAGAGCCTTCTCAATCGAGTAATCTTTTCAGCTCATGAAGTTTATTCAGAGCCTCTATTGGTGTCATTTCTTCCACATTCAACTTTTTCAGAGCAACTTCTACGGGACTGGGTCTGTTTTCCTCTAATTGGTTTCCACTGCTGCTTCCGGGATCAAAAAGCATCATCTGGGTATAACGTGTGGATGCTTTGCTTTTTCTCTTTTTCCCATTCTCGCCGCCTTCAGCTTCCTCAAGCACGTTTTCTCTTTCGAGTTCCTTAAGAATCTCATTTGCCCTTTCGATTACCTTTTCCGGGACGCCAGCAAGCCTTGCAACATGGATTCCGTAACTCCTATCTGTTGCACCTGGCACGATCTTTCGCAGGAAGATAAGTTCGTGACCTTCTTCTTTTACTGCAATATGGTAGTTTTTAACCCTTTTCAGTTTATTTTCGAGCGATGTAAGCTGGTGGTAATGAGTTGCGAACAGTGCCCTCATTCCAACTCTTCCTCTATTATGCAGGAATTCCACAACGGCTTTTGCGATGCTGTATCCGTCATAGGTACTTGTTCCCCTGCCGATCTCATCAAGCAGCACAAGACTTCTTGGGCTTGCATTATTCAGAATATTTGCGAGCTCAATCATTTCTACCATAAACGTGCTTTGCCCACTTGCAAGGTCATCAAAAGCCCCTATTCTTGTAAAGACCTGGTCAATAATCCCTATTGAGGCATAGGATGCAGGGACAAAGGAACCTGCCTGAGCCATAATAGCGATAAGCGCAGTCTGTCGCATGTAGGTAGACTTTCCTGCCATGTTCGGGCCTGTTACCAGCAAAAACTGATTTTCCTTACAGTCCATTTCGGTGTCATTAGGCACAAAGCCGCCAGATACTGTTTTCTCAACTACTGGATGCCTTCCGTCCCGTATAAGAATCCTGCAATCGTCAGTAAGCTGGGGCCTTATGTAATTGTTAGTTTCTGCAGTTTCAGCGAGAGCTGCAAGGACATCAAGTGAACCTGTTCTCTCGGCAATCTCCTGAAGTTCTCTTGAATGGGCTGACAGTGTATTCACGATTTCGGTAAAGATTTCATATTCGAGAGCTATAGCTTTTTCATTGGCAGTTAAGATAAGGCTCTCTTTCTCCTTGAGTTCTGGGGTAAAAAAACGCTCGGCATTTGCCATGGTCTGCTTTCTGATATAGTCTTCAGGCACCTGGCTGCTATTGGCATTGGTTACCTCTATGTAATATCCGAAAACCTTATTGTACCCCACTTTAAGGGATTTTATCCCACTTCGTTCCCTTTCTTTCTGCTGAAAATTTGCAATCCACTGCTTGCTGCTGCTGGCGATATTCCGCAGCTCATCAAGTTCTGCACTGTACCCCGGCTTTATCATACCTCCTTCACGGACCGAGACAGGCGGTTCGTCAACAACTGCTCGGCCTATTGTTTCTGCCAGGTTTTCAAGTTCGGAAAATGATGCAAGTTCGACTGCAATCTCATTTAAAAGTTCAGACTTGACTGTCTCCATGAGGGAATCGCGGATAGGAGGCAGGACACCAAGTGATTTTTTCAGGGCTACAAGATCCCTTGCATTTGAGTTCCCGTACACTATCCTGCCTACAAGGCGTTCTATATCCCTGACCTCGGAAAGCCAGCTCCGCAGGTCGTAGCGGAGCAGAGGATTTGCTGCCAGCTCTTCCACAGCATCGAGCCGAAGGTTGATCTTCTCTACGGAAAGTAGAGGCTTCAAAAGCCACTTTTTCAGAGTACGGCTCCCCATTGGTGTTTTTGTGCAGTCAAGAATGCGATAAAGGGAATTTGCGTCCCCCTCATCCCGTACGTTTTTTACAATCTCAAGATTCCGCAGGGTTACGGAATCAAGAATCATGAATTCGGAGTTTGAGTAGGTTCTCAATGTATTGATATGAGTAAGCTCCCTCATTTGCGTTGTCTGGGCGTATTCGAGAGCAGCCCAGGCTGAATAAATTGCAAAGCCAAGTTTCTCACAGCCCATGCCTTCAAGGGTTTCAACTTTGAAATGTGCTTTCAGTCGTTCTTCGGCTTCCTCGATTTCTGAAACCTGAGGAACAAACTCTTGCACAATAGTCTGAGCTTTCAGTCGGTCTGTAAGGTCGGAATTTCCATAAAGGGATGGAGGGAGGATGCATTCGGAAGGCCGCATGCGGGCAAGCTCGCTTAGAAGCTTTTCAAAATTTTCCGAGTCTCGAAACTGCGTTGTAAGGAATTCTCCTGTCGAGATGTCCAGAAAGGAGACTCCAAGTTCTATTTCTTTTTCAGCATTCCTGCTGGACTTTCCGATTTCCCGCCCTGCAACTGCCATCAAGTAATTGTTAGAGGCATCCGAAAACATGGAAGAATCAATTGCCGTGCCGGGTGTGACCACCCTGACAACCCCTCTCTTTACAACTCCCTTTGCCTGCTTCGGGTCTTCAAGCTGTTCGCAAATTGCCACTTTGTACCCTTTATTTATTAGCCTCGGCAGATAAGTGTCAACTGCATGGTAGGGTATTCCTGCAAGCGGCATTCTCTTTCCGGACCTGTCTTTTCCCCGGGCTGTAAGAGTGATTTCAAGTTCTTTTGCAATAGTTTTTGCATCTTCTCCGAATGATTCGTAAAAGTCTCCCATACGGAAGAAGATCAGGGTGTCAGGATATGCTTGCTTGACTTCATAATACTGGCGCATTGCAGGGGTCAACGTTTCTTTCATTTTTTACTCACTGTAAGTCTTGAATGTTTCTGTGTAAAGCTGTGAATTTTACAAAGAGTTCCGGGTATTTCAGGACTCCCTGAATACAGCCTTATCCTTATCAGGGTTCCCTGAAAAATAGTTAGTACCCTTTGGTACTTGATAGTTAGATGCTATATTTTTATTAAAATCATCCTTCTTATATATATTTAACAATTCGGTATTGCAAGCCGTCTTGAAGGAGGATTTGCTCTGGAAAGGGAAAAACTCATTGAAGTTTGCCCTGTATGCGGAAACGCAGATTTATACTATGAAGTTGGCGGGTATGCAGGCACAGTTTACCACTGCAAGGAGTGCGGGTATATAGGAGCTTTCGTTATTGAGGCTAATGAAGAGATGATCGAAAAAATTCGAGAGAAGTATAAACGTGAAAGAATAAGTGAAATGAGCAAAGATAAACAAGACTAATAATATTTATTGATATTTCATAGTAGTGAATATATTTTTCTAAATAACTTTACATCCTACTAAATTTTTATAATTCAATTGAGTGATCTTTGGATTTCATATATTTTTTTAGAAAATGTAGATTGCTTTGTACCAGGAAGGATGCAATGTATGAAAAAAATTATTCAAAATTCTACATAAGGCTCCAAAATCATACTCGAGCGGTGATAAAACAATTAAATGTTTGAAATTTAACTGTGGGCTAAAAAGCCAATAATATCGAGAATAATGTAGGACAATGAGTAAAGAAGTGTTAAAAATAAGATCTAATAAAAATTTTGGTGGGGCCGCTGAGATTTGGACTCAGGTCGCAAGACCCCCAGTCTTGCAGGATGGACCAGGCTACCCTACGGCCCCACAGGGTAGGTTATACTTCTCAATGGCAAATCTCTTTCTTTGTTTGCCTCGTCAACTATTGTAATCAAATATGTAGTATAAATGAGTATCGGTAGAAGAAAGTCAAGATATTCTCTTTAACCTTTCTTCAGTTATAATTCGGAATTTACAGATGTCACTATTTCTGGCTTTTCTAACATTACCTGCGCTGTCAAGGTTTTTGAAAATCAGCTTCTGAAGCCTTGCTCAGTATACTTTTTGCCCGCAGGACTCTCTGGATAATGGTAATGTGGGAAAATACGGCTATCAAAACTAGAGCCCAGCCAAGAAAACCTGAAAGCCCTCCCAGAGCCAGAATAATCATCCTTTCCGTGCGTTCGGCAACACCGACAGACAGTTTCCGGCAGCCTGCGGATTCTGCGCGGGCACGGGTGTAGCTTACAAGGAAGGAGCCAATCAGGGCATAGCCTGCCCATAGCCAGACTTCTATTTGCAGGATTGGAGAGAGAACAAGCCTGCCGTTAACCGCACCTGCGATTATCCCCAGGAACACTATGCCATCAGAGTAACGATCGCAAACCGAATCAAGCACGCCCCCAAAAGGTGTGATCCGATCTTTTGCCCTTGCGACTCCCCCGTCAAGAACATCGAAGATCCCGCTGAAAAGGATCAGAAGCCCTCCCGCAAAAGGTTTTCCCAGAGTGAATGCTGCTCCTGCAGCCACGCTAACGGCAAAACCCAGTAAAGTAAGGGTATTTGGAGACAAGGGAATCAGGCAGGCAAAGGGTATTATCAATTTTCTTGCGCTGTTCTTGAGTTCGTCGAAGATTTATATCCCATCCTTTTGCCGACTACATATATAGCTACTTATATAATGATGATATCGTTGAACATTAGCTTATCTTTTTTGGAAAAATCTGTCAAGTTATTTTAATTTCCTTCTGAAGATTTCTCACAG
This region of Methanosarcina flavescens genomic DNA includes:
- a CDS encoding CDP-alcohol phosphatidyltransferase family protein: MPLSPNTLTLLGFAVSVAAGAAFTLGKPFAGGLLILFSGIFDVLDGGVARAKDRITPFGGVLDSVCDRYSDGIVFLGIIAGAVNGRLVLSPILQIEVWLWAGYALIGSFLVSYTRARAESAGCRKLSVGVAERTERMIILALGGLSGFLGWALVLIAVFSHITIIQRVLRAKSILSKASEADFQKP
- the mutL gene encoding DNA mismatch repair endonuclease MutL is translated as MKKEYPEGKEKVQGNRIRILDKDTINKIAAGEVIERPVSVVKELIDNSIDARATDIRIEIEKGGKRSILVRDNGCGMSREDALLAYKKHATSKLMYIEDLNTISTMGFRGEALSSITAVAKVEILTRQQEEITGTRIVIHGGKVLETLDAGTAPGTAVHVKDLFYNTPARQKYLKSDRTELAHITDTVMRLALANPEISFTLLSDGKPVIRNAGSNDPFKSIVNLLGPDTARSMLPLEYRTEDFEIRGYISKPETTRRDSDQLFFFVNTRPVISRAINKAVLEGYYTRIPKERYPVAVLSLDIDPGEVDVNVHPRKAEVRFSREKEIGDAVTLAIEKVLSESNLVTEIRERRDRIQKTFEIPESSGRLQVSEAAEIFGKIVTGKTRSTHGTSNFPESGGALREKAERYSYPVKDTERKLKKSERLLDFTSKDGILGIPDNRNPENRNELEINKDSLEDLRVIGQVSRLYILAEKGEDLVLIDQHAAHERILYEQILRMKKSRVQELITPITIDLTPKEKVLMEEYIPYLEDYGFGISEFGDNTYVVTFVPEVFGRLEGSEIIHDVVSDLLASGRVKKDTGISERVCKTLACRAAIKAGAACSPGQMEELIEQLKKAENPYSCPHGRPTVITFTKGELDRMFARIQ
- the mutS gene encoding DNA mismatch repair protein MutS; translation: MKETLTPAMRQYYEVKQAYPDTLIFFRMGDFYESFGEDAKTIAKELEITLTARGKDRSGKRMPLAGIPYHAVDTYLPRLINKGYKVAICEQLEDPKQAKGVVKRGVVRVVTPGTAIDSSMFSDASNNYLMAVAGREIGKSSRNAEKEIELGVSFLDISTGEFLTTQFRDSENFEKLLSELARMRPSECILPPSLYGNSDLTDRLKAQTIVQEFVPQVSEIEEAEERLKAHFKVETLEGMGCEKLGFAIYSAWAALEYAQTTQMRELTHINTLRTYSNSEFMILDSVTLRNLEIVKNVRDEGDANSLYRILDCTKTPMGSRTLKKWLLKPLLSVEKINLRLDAVEELAANPLLRYDLRSWLSEVRDIERLVGRIVYGNSNARDLVALKKSLGVLPPIRDSLMETVKSELLNEIAVELASFSELENLAETIGRAVVDEPPVSVREGGMIKPGYSAELDELRNIASSSKQWIANFQQKERERSGIKSLKVGYNKVFGYYIEVTNANSSQVPEDYIRKQTMANAERFFTPELKEKESLILTANEKAIALEYEIFTEIVNTLSAHSRELQEIAERTGSLDVLAALAETAETNNYIRPQLTDDCRILIRDGRHPVVEKTVSGGFVPNDTEMDCKENQFLLVTGPNMAGKSTYMRQTALIAIMAQAGSFVPASYASIGIIDQVFTRIGAFDDLASGQSTFMVEMIELANILNNASPRSLVLLDEIGRGTSTYDGYSIAKAVVEFLHNRGRVGMRALFATHYHQLTSLENKLKRVKNYHIAVKEEGHELIFLRKIVPGATDRSYGIHVARLAGVPEKVIERANEILKELERENVLEEAEGGENGKKRKSKASTRYTQMMLFDPGSSSGNQLEENRPSPVEVALKKLNVEEMTPIEALNKLHELKRLLD